TCGCCGCCGGCAAGCGGCACTGGCGCAGGCAGACGCCGCCGTCCTGGGGAGGCAGAGTCGGCTGCGTGAGTTGATGGCCCAACTCCGCGTTCACCTGGCGCGACATGAAGAACTGGTGGAACGCAAACGCCTGTACGAACGCAACTTGCTCACCCAAGCGCATCAAAACGTCCACGCGGCATTGCATACCTACCGCAGCGACACCGGTGACTTCACGGCCCTGATTCGGGCCCAAATCACGGAACTTGATGTGCGGGTCAAAGCCATGCAGGTCGCGGTAGAACTGGAGAAAACGCGTACCAGACTGCGCTACCTGGCGGCACAACCAAGCCTGGAGGAAAACCAATGAAAACTGCGCGGGCGCTGATCATGTTGGTTATCCTCGCTGCCGGGATCGGCCTCGGGATCTGGTTGGGGCGAGAATCAACTAACGCCCCTTACGGTGAGTCTGCCGTGCAAAAGAGTGAACGAAAGAACAAATACTGGGTCGCGCCCATGAATCCGGACTACCGCAGCGACCGCCCCGGCAAATCCCCCATGGGCATGGATCTCGTCCCGGTCTACGAGGATGAAACGGTAGCTGCGGCGGATGTCCTGATCGAACCTACCGTTATCAATCAACTCGGCATACGAGTCGCTGAGGTACGTCGTACCGACATCGCACGTGAATTGGAAACAGTCGGCTACGTGCAATATGACGAGGACACGCTGCGACATGTCCATCCACGCGCCGTGGGCTGGATTGAACGACTCAACGCCAAATCCGTGGGTGATTCGGTGGCCGCAGGAGACACCTTATTCGAACTTTACGCCCCGACCCTCGTCAATGCCCAGGAAGAGTATTTACACGCTGTCCGCAGCGGCTCGGCGAGCCTTATCCGGGCATCCCATGAACGACTGACATCTCTCGCCATCGACACCGGGCAAATCCAACGGCTTCGGACGCTGAATCGCCCGCTGCAAAGGATTGCTGTCAAGGCGACAGCGCCGGGCGTCGTCACTCATCTGCCCATCCGCGAGGGCATGTACGTCACTCCGGCAACGGAGGTGATGACACTCGCGGATTTATCCACCGTCTGGGTAGTCGCGGAGGTGTTTGAGAGTCAGGCGCGTTGGGTCCGCCCGGGCCAAAGCGTGTCCGCACGATTCGACTACCACCCCACCATGGTTCGTCACGGTACGGTTGACTTCATTTATCCCACCCTCGACCCTACCACCCGGGCGGCACGCGTCCGAGTGCGCTTCGCCAATCCGGAGGAGCTGTTGCAACCCGGTATGTTTGCCGATATTCGCATCGATGCCGCTCCCCGCGAACAGTCCATCACCGTGCCACGTGAAGCCGTGATTCGAACCCGCCGGGGAGAGCGCGTCGCAGTGTCCCTCGGTGAGGGCCGTTTCGACATACGGTCCGTTCGAATCGGCATCGAAAGCGGTGTGCTGACAGAAGTGTTAGATGGCCTTGAGCCAGGCGAGAAAGTGGTGGTTTCCGGACAGTTTTTGATCGACTCGGAAGCCGATCTGGATGCCGCCTTGGACCGGCTGGATCACTCGACGGAGCATAGCCCGTGATCGCCAATATCATCCGCTGGTCACTCCACAACCGCGCTCTCGTTCTGCTCTTGGCAGCCGCTCTGCTCGGCACCGGACTCTACGCCTTGCGCCAAACGCCTTTGGATGCCATCCCGGATCTCTCCGATGTGCAGGTCATCGTCCATACGAAATATCCCGGGCAAGCGCCGCGGGTCATCGAAGACCAAGTGACCTATCCCCTCACGACGGCATTCTTGTCAGTACCGGGAGCGACTTCGGTACGAGGTTATTCGTTTTTCGGCGATTCCTATGTCTATGTCTTGTTCGAAGAAGGCACGGATTTGTACTGGGCCCGTTCACGGGTATTGGAATACTTGAGCCAAGTTGCCGACCGTCTGCCGGAAGGTGCACGATCGGCGCTGGGACCGGATGCAACCGGTGTCGGTTGGGTTTACGAGTATGCCTTGGTTGATCGCACGGCGGCCCATGATCTTGCCCAGCTCAGGGCGATTCAGGACTGGTTCCTGAAATATGAACTCCAGACGGTGCCAGGCGTCTCCGAGGTTGCAACGCTAGGGGGCATGGTCAAGCAGTATCAGGTTGTCGTCGATCCAAGCCGACTGCGCGCCTACGGCCTGGATCTCGGGCGTGTAACCACGGCTATTCGCAGCGGCAATCAGGAAACCGGCGGTTCGGTCATCGAAATGGCGGAGGCCGAATATATGGTCCGCGCGACCGGATACATCCGTGGGATTTCTGATCTCGTGAATATTCCACTCGGCAAGAATGTCCATGGTACGCCCATCGTTTTGCGGGACGTGGCAAACATTCGACTTGGGCCACAGTTACGACGAGGTATCGCGGAATTAAACGGCGAAGGCGAAGTGGTCGGCGGTATCGTCGTGATGCGTTTTGGTGAAAACGCACTGGCGACCATTGAAGGCGTCAAAGCGAAATTAGCCGAACTGCGGCGCAGTCTCCCCGACGGCGTCGAAATCGTCGAAACCTACGACCGTTCCGGGCTGATCCTTCGAGCCGTGCACAATCTGCAATGGACACTTGTCCTGCAATTCATCATCGTCGCCCTGGTATGTGCCTTATTTTTATCCCACCTACGTTCGTCACTGGTCATCGTGATCAGCTTGCCCTTGGGTGTGCTCGCCGCATTCGTCATCATGAATGCCGGAGGCATCAACGCCAATATCATGTCCTTGGGTGGCATCGCCATCGCCATCGGTTCGATGGTTGACGCTGCCATCGTTCTCATTGAGAACCTGCACAAGCATCTGGCGCGCCAAGACGCGGCGAAAACCGATCACTGGGAAATGGTTAACGAGGCTGCAGGAGAAGTCGGTCCCACGTTGTTTTTTTCCCTGCTCATCATGACCTTGAGTTTTGCGCCGGTGTTCACCTTGGAAGCACAGGAAGGCCGAATGTTCTCCCCATTGGCACTGACTTGGACTTTCGCCCTGGCCGGAGCCGCTGCACTGGCGGTCACGCTGGTTCCAGTCCTGATGGGTTATTTCATCCGGGGCCACATTCGACCGGAAACGCGGAATCCTCTCAATCGGATATTAACGGCGATCTATCGTCCGGCCCTCAACTGGGCGCTACGCGCACCATGGGCGGTGATATTTGCTGCCGGTATTTTGGTCATCGCGTCGTACTGGCCCATCTCGCAACTCGGCTCGGAATTCATGCCGGAATTGTATGAGGGTGACTTGATGTATATGCCCACGACCGACCCGGGAATCTCGGCAGATAAAGCCCGGCAATTGCTTCAACAAACCGACAAAATGATACGTACGGTCCCCGAGGTGGAGCAGGTATTCGGCAAAATAGGTCGAGCCGAAACGGCCACCGACCCTGCCCCTTTGACCATGATGGAGACGGTGATTCGGCTCAAACCGCGTGAGCAATGGCGGCCGGGTCTGAATCTTCAGGGCCTCATCGATGAACTGGACCGGCGGCTGGACCTGCCGGGTCTAACCAACGCCTGGGTCATGCCCATCAAAACCCGAATCGACATGTTATCCACCGGTATCAAAACGCCCGTAGGCATCAAGATCAGCGGGCCGGAGCTGATAACCATCCAAGATATCGGAGCAAAACTGGAAACGGCACTAAAACCCCTCGCTGGCACCGCCTCGGTGTATGCGGAACGGGTCGTCGGCGGTCGTTACCTGGAAGTGGAGATCGATCGGGAAAAAGCCGCCCGATA
This portion of the Pseudomonadota bacterium genome encodes:
- a CDS encoding CusA/CzcA family heavy metal efflux RND transporter, with the translated sequence MIANIIRWSLHNRALVLLLAAALLGTGLYALRQTPLDAIPDLSDVQVIVHTKYPGQAPRVIEDQVTYPLTTAFLSVPGATSVRGYSFFGDSYVYVLFEEGTDLYWARSRVLEYLSQVADRLPEGARSALGPDATGVGWVYEYALVDRTAAHDLAQLRAIQDWFLKYELQTVPGVSEVATLGGMVKQYQVVVDPSRLRAYGLDLGRVTTAIRSGNQETGGSVIEMAEAEYMVRATGYIRGISDLVNIPLGKNVHGTPIVLRDVANIRLGPQLRRGIAELNGEGEVVGGIVVMRFGENALATIEGVKAKLAELRRSLPDGVEIVETYDRSGLILRAVHNLQWTLVLQFIIVALVCALFLSHLRSSLVIVISLPLGVLAAFVIMNAGGINANIMSLGGIAIAIGSMVDAAIVLIENLHKHLARQDAAKTDHWEMVNEAAGEVGPTLFFSLLIMTLSFAPVFTLEAQEGRMFSPLALTWTFALAGAAALAVTLVPVLMGYFIRGHIRPETRNPLNRILTAIYRPALNWALRAPWAVIFAAGILVIASYWPISQLGSEFMPELYEGDLMYMPTTDPGISADKARQLLQQTDKMIRTVPEVEQVFGKIGRAETATDPAPLTMMETVIRLKPREQWRPGLNLQGLIDELDRRLDLPGLTNAWVMPIKTRIDMLSTGIKTPVGIKISGPELITIQDIGAKLETALKPLAGTASVYAERVVGGRYLEVEIDREKAARYGLNIRDVQAVIGTLVGGMNVSNSIEGLERYPINLRYTRESRDSLAKLRDLPIVTPVGAQVSLSQVADVRIVDGPGVIKSENARPTGWVFVDVRGRDIGSYVETAKQTVAESVELPPGYAISWSGQYEYMVRAMSRLRLVVPVTLGIIVFLLYLNFGRWEEVAIVISSLPLALIGGFWALYLLDYNLSVAVGVGFIALAGVSVELATVLLVYLNLILEQRIAARREQGEKLQLSDLHQVIVEGALLRVRPIMMTVVTVFAGLLPIMLSAGTGAEVMRRIATPMLGGMSSAIILTLLVVPAVFLLWKRQKLAM
- a CDS encoding efflux RND transporter periplasmic adaptor subunit — protein: MKTARALIMLVILAAGIGLGIWLGRESTNAPYGESAVQKSERKNKYWVAPMNPDYRSDRPGKSPMGMDLVPVYEDETVAAADVLIEPTVINQLGIRVAEVRRTDIARELETVGYVQYDEDTLRHVHPRAVGWIERLNAKSVGDSVAAGDTLFELYAPTLVNAQEEYLHAVRSGSASLIRASHERLTSLAIDTGQIQRLRTLNRPLQRIAVKATAPGVVTHLPIREGMYVTPATEVMTLADLSTVWVVAEVFESQARWVRPGQSVSARFDYHPTMVRHGTVDFIYPTLDPTTRAARVRVRFANPEELLQPGMFADIRIDAAPREQSITVPREAVIRTRRGERVAVSLGEGRFDIRSVRIGIESGVLTEVLDGLEPGEKVVVSGQFLIDSEADLDAALDRLDHSTEHSP